The Nerophis lumbriciformis linkage group LG34, RoL_Nlum_v2.1, whole genome shotgun sequence genome includes a window with the following:
- the LOC133576558 gene encoding cerebellin-1-like yields the protein MLVQHCGQSEFTVLRSEAMASMWFRAALLLCVLIGLHAQIMVDNEYLRNDKEQYVFLQNLAERVDKLERDAAEAGKYKVAFSAALVTCTDWTHLGPFNTDTTLVFKRVVTNVGHGYDPNTGVFTAPVKGLYFVIFTGSVGNSGTLNAAVIKNGDNMFAIFDTKGPYNSVTNGMTLELEVGDRLWVTLWVNKSIFDQSRLSTFSGFLIKPM from the exons ATGTTGGTCCAGCATTGTGGACAGAGCGAGTTCACCGTCCTCCGCAGTGAAGCAATGGCATCCATGTGGTTCAGAGCGGCGCTGTTGTTGTGCGTCCTCATTGGGCTTCATGCTCAGATAATGGTGGACAACGAGTACTTGAGGAATGACAAAGAACAATATGTCTTCCTGCAGAATCTGGCGGAACGCGTGGACAAGCTGGAGAGGGATGCCGCAGAAGCAG GCAAATATAAGGTGGCATTTTCAGCGGCGCTGGTCACTTGCACAGATTGGACCCACTTGGGACCCTTCAACACAGACACCACGCTGGTCTTCAAGAGGGTGGTGACCAATGTGGGTCACGGATATGACCCTAACACAG GTGTTTTCACAGCCCCCGTCAAGGGCCTATACTTCGTCATCTTCACCGGCTCCGTGGGTAACTCTGGGACCCTGAACGCAGCGGTGATAAAGAACGGCGACAACATGTTTGCCATCTTTGACACAAAGGGCCCGTACAACAGCGTCACCAACGGGATGACGCTGGAACTGGAGGTGGGAGACAGGCTATGGGTCACCTTGTGGGTCAACAAGAGTATTTTCGACCAGAGCCGACTCAGCACTTTCAGCGGCTTCCTCATTAAACCAATGTAA
- the filip1b gene encoding filamin-A-interacting protein 1: MRARKCNMDKQDDGHVKAKCKGFKELEEESTAQPKKRKAKVQQEEKHRKMSKMNLSKNDLVQLLGIMEGEVQAREDIISLLRSEKNRVEKLECHYGSAIPAKALQALQRDGLVTHDGSCMDDVYEKPMAELERLEDKQKETYRRMLEQLLLAEKCHRRTVMELDSEKCKHADFINKSDDFTNLLEQERERLKNLLEQEKAYQTRKEKEHSRRLEMISAELVKLKSFALMLVDERQLHMEHLALQSQKVEELAQKSQEKEQRLAAVTDAANKDSQKVLKLEAELEHRVATSKLEHEEMTAKLSNQESQSRHLRLRLAGLEGKIEELEESNTLLQKSEELQELREKISKGECGSSSLMAELETLRKKVLEIEGKDEEITKMETQCRELRKRLQDEVNVSKELRLEVDKLHKRMVDLKKLEGAFSRSQTDCSMLRTNLEKEKHVVTELADELERIKERLKELESAEAKFGRAEMILKDDLMKLKSFTVILADERKNMANKLKHEEQKSKDLSTKYKAEQCKVMEVTEKLIEESKKLLKVKSEMELKVTSMTEEKDKLKSKLTSEEESCRQLNRKLCGMKETMDKLEEIERARTNKQLDDDNRIKELTLEVGSLRSRLKQLEVVQGDLMKTEDEYDLLEKKFRSEQDKANSISKLVEEMKSQMVRIKAVDKGAVTGSEVELRMRCKKEEAKSRDLEVDIQALKEKIHELMTKEDQLAQLQVDYSILQQRLLEEQERRKSTSQEVTNLSQELEANRKYSRALRPGMNGRRMVDAALTSTAVQTDVLASESVDDDTAAGFIRKSVLEEKHLMNNLRQQGLKQPSVLERYPPALAEAQAKRSWIPWMKKREAIPVKSTTPGRVILPSTVVSTSQKSGQPLHIRVTPDPTNSIATLEITRPRAEDFFSSTTIIPTLGLQKPRITIFPMATGVTAETKACDMPDRAMSPVTITTISRAKSPNKSNSEDRQPAVSIITVSTSPITEAHASPEGCGMTSGTASVRNYNNIVTTEDNKIHIHLRPLDNREIPMGTVLRSPHQPSSGSKMTSSLTITPVTSATSRPTQSAPARELQSTRATTTCLPLSKALTVSSKVPGVSTAARSESRESHLLKIKVRKEPSAREGES, encoded by the exons ATGCGAGCCAGGAAGTGCAACATGGACAAGCAAGATGACGGACATGTGAAGGCAAAATGTAAAGGCTTCAAGGAACTGGAAGAGGAAAGTACAGCACAGCCTAAGAAGAGAAAAGCCAAAGTCCAGCAAGAGGAGAAGCACAGAAAGATGTCAAAAATGAATTTGTCTAAGAATGATTTGGTCCAGCTGCTGGGAATCATGGAGGGGGAAGTTCAG GCCCGAGAGGACATCATCAGCCTGCTGAGGTCAGAGAAAAACCGAGTGGAGAAGTTGGAATGTCATTATGGATCAGCCATTCCTGCCAAGGCACTGCAGGCCTTGCAGAGGGACGGCTTGGTAACCCACGACGGCAGCTGTATGGACGACGTGTACGAGAAGCCGATGGCCGAG CTGGAGCGTCTTgaggacaaacagaaagagacgtACCGCCGCATGTTGGAGCAGCTGCTGCTGGCCGAGAAATGTCATCGCCGCACCGTCATGGAGCTTGACAGCGAAAAGTGCAAGCACGCCGACTTCATCAACAAAAGTGACGACTTCACCAACCTGTTGGAACAGGAGAGAGAGAG GCTCAAAAACCTGCTAGAGCAGGAAAAGGCCTACCAAACTCGTAAGGAAAAAGAGCATAGCAGACGCCTGGAGATGATCAGTGCGGAGTTGGTCAAGCTAAAGTCATTCGCCCTCATGTTGGTGGACGAGCGGCAGCTTCACATGGAGCATCTGGCCCTGCAGAGCCAGAAGGTCGAAGAGCTTGCTCAGAAGTCACAAGAAAAAGAGCAGCGGTTGGCAGCAGTCACTGACGCTGCCAACAAAGACAGCCAGAAGGTCCTCAAGCTTGAGGCCGAATTGGAGCACAGAGTGGCCACATCTAAACTGGAGCATGAGGAGATGACCGCTAAACTTTCCAACCAAGAGTCACAAAGCCGACATCTGCGATTGAGGCTAGCTGGACTTGAGGGCAAGATTGAAGAGCTGGAGGAAAGCAACACGCTTCTGCAGAAATCTGAGGAATTGCAGGAGCTAAGAGAAAAGATCAGCAAAGGTGAGTGTGGGAGTTCCTCCCTTATGGCTGAGCTGGAAACTCTCCGGAAGAAGGTGCTGGAGATAGAAGGCAAAGATGAGGAGATAACCAAGATGGAGACTCAGTGCAGGGAGCTTCGAAAGAGGCTGCAGGATGAGGTGAATGTCAGCAAAGAGCTAAGGCTAGAGGTGGACAAGCTGCACAAGAGAATGGTTGACCTAAAGAAACTTGAAGGTGCTTTTAGCAGGAGCCAGACAGATTGTTCCATGCTCCGCACAAACCTGGAGAAAGAGAAACATGTTGTGACAGAACTGGCCGACGAGCTGGAGAGGATAAAGGAACGACTCAAAGAACTGGAGTCTGCGGAGGCAAAGTTTGGGAGGGCAGAGATGATCCTCAAAGATGATCTCATGAAGCTCAAGTCCTTCACTGTCATTTTGGCAGATGAAAGGAAAAATATGGCGAACAAATTGAAACACGAAGAGCAGAAAAGTAAAGATTTAAGTACAAAATACAAAGCAGAGCAATGTAAAGTTATGGAGGTCACAGAGAAGCTGATTGAAGAGAGCAAAAAACTTCTCAAAGTCAAATCTGAGATGGAGCTCAAAGTAACAAGTATGACTGAGGAGAAAGACAAATTAAAAAGTAAACTGACAAGCGAGGAGGAGAGCTGTCGGCAGCTGAACAGGAAGTTGTGTGGGATGAAAGAAACAATGGACAAGCTGGAGGAGATAGAGAGGGCGAGGACAAATAAACAATTGGATGATGATAACAGAATAAAAGAGCTGACACTAGAAGTTGGCAGCCTCAGGAGCCGCCTCAAGCAACTGGAGGTTGTACAGGGTGATTTAATGAAGACCGAGGATGAATATGACCTGCTGGAAAAAAAGTTCAGGTCTGAACAGGACAAAGCCAACTCCATCTCCAAACTTGTAGAAGAAATGAAAAGTCAGATGGTCAGGATCAAAGCTGTAGACAAAGGAGCGGTCACGGGTTCGGAGGTCGAGCTAAGAATGCGTTGCAAAAAGGAAGAGGCAAAGAGCAGAGATCTTGAGGTGGATATTCAGGCCTTGAAAGAGAAGATCCATGAGCTGATGACCAAGGAGGATCAGCTTGCCCAGCTACAGGTAGATTATTCCATCCTTCAGCAAAGGTTACTAGAGGAGCAGGAAAGGAGAAAGAGTACCAGTCAAGAAGTGACCAACCTCAGCCAGGAACTGGAAGCCAACAGGAAATATAGTCGTGCCTTGAGGCCCGGAATGAATGGAAGGAGGATGGTGGACGCTGCACTTACGTCCACGGCTGTGCAGACTGACGTGTTGGCCAGTGAGTCTGTTGATGATGACACAGCGGCGGGCTTCATCCGAAAGTCAGTCCTGGAAGAGAAACACCTCATGAACAATCTAAGGCAGCAGGGTCTTAAACAGCCCAGCGTTCTAGAACGTTACCCACCAGCGTTGGCAGAAGCTCAGGCCAAGAGGTCCTGGATACCGTGGATGAAGAAGAGAGAGGCCATCCCTGTCAAGAGCACCACTCCCGGGAGGGTAATACTTCCCTCTACTGTGGTGTCCACATCCCAAAAGTCAGGCCAGCCGCTTCACATTCGGGTGACCCCTGACCCTACCAACAGCATCGCCACCTTGGAGATCACCAGGCCACGAGCTGAGGACTTCTTCTCCAGTACCACCATCATCCCAACTCTTGGCCTTCAGAAACCTCGCATAACCATCTTTCCAATGGCCACAGGTGTGACGGCAGAAACCAAAGCCTGCGACATGCCTGATCGAGCCATGTCACCGGTTACTATAACAACCATTTCTAGAGCAAAAAGTCCTAACAAAAGTAATTCTGAGGATCGCCAGCCTGCGGTGTCCATCATTACAGTCAGCACAAGCCCCATAACAGAAGCACATGCTTCACCAGAAGGTTGTGGAATGACCTCGGGCACCGCGTCGGTCAGAAATTACAACAACATTGTGACAACAGAGGACAACAAAATTCACATCCATCTGAGGCCCTTGGACAACCGTGAGATTCCTATGGGGACAGTCCTGCGCTCCCCCCACCAACCCTCAAGTGGGAGCAAAATGACCAGCAGCTTAACCATCACGCCTGTCACCTCGGCAACGAGCAGGCCAACACAGTCTGCG CCTGCTCGGGAGCTTCAGTCAACTCGGGCTACCACTACATGCCTTCCCTTGTCAAAGGCTTTGACAGTCAGTAGCAAAGTCCCAGGAGTCTCCACGGCAGCGAGGTCAGAGTCACGTGAGAGTCATCTACTGAAAATCAAAGTGAGGAAGGAGCCTTCTGCACGCGAAGGTGAAAGCTGA
- the LOC133576358 gene encoding uncharacterized protein isoform X1 has protein sequence MDAAGLSEQLVTEACKDGDPATKDYMMQQTMLRVKDPARSLDFYTRVLGLTLLQKIDFPSMHFSLYFLGYEDKADIPKDIRNRTAWTFSRRATLELTHNWGSEKNASLSYHNGNSDPLGFGHIGIAVPDVSAACQYFQSQGVSFIKKPDSVCAGAKIQPQPPRKSNPKQQLWYPGNQGPPALCSQRATVTPEPGSTGQTIDRRARQRTRQGRSRRPHTMRAERRYSPQLDKKTASPHRQPDPHEPNHSQESRAGPVPGCPTQVDHSRTFRQGATRTTCSTLVQTPTMEMDHPVTATS, from the exons ATGGACGCTGCAGGTTTGTCGGAACAACTCGTGACTGAAGCCTGCAAGGATGGAGACCCCGCCACTAAG GACTACATGATGCAACAAACCATGCTGAGGGTCAAAGATCCTGCTCGCTCCCTGGACTTCTACACCCGCGTCCTGGGCCTCAC GTTGCTGCAGAAGATCGACTTCCCCTCCATGCACTTCAGCCTCTACTTCCTGGGCTATGAGGACAAAGCTGACATTCCAAAGGACATCCGAAACAGGACAGCATGGACGTTTTCCCGCCGAGCCACCTTGGAGTTGACACA taacTGGGGGTCAGAGAAGAATGCAAGCTTGTCTTATCACAACGGCAACAGCGACCCCCTTGGCTTTG GTCACATTGGGATCGCCGTGCCTGATGTTAGCGCTGCTTGTCAGTACTTTCAATCCCAAGGAGTGAGCTTCATCAAGAAACCGGACTCAG tatgtgcgggagccaaaaTACAGCCCCAGCCACCTAGAAAGTCCAATCCAAAACAACAGCTGTGgtacccagggaaccagggaccaccagcACTATGCAGCCAGCGAGCAACAGTAACCCCAGAACCGGGCAGTACCGGGCAGACCATAGACAGAcgcgcccggcagaggacaaggcaaggGAGAAGCAGAAGACCACACACCATGCGGGCAGAAAGACGTTACTCCCCGCAGCTGGACAAGAAGACCGCCTCGCCCCACAGGCAACCAGACCCCCACGAGCCCAACCACTCCCAGGAGAGCAGGGCGGGACCAGTCCCAGGCTGCCCCACTCAAGTCGACCACAGCAGGACTTTCAGGCAGGGGGCCACAAGAACCACCTGCTCCACCCTTGTACAGACGCCAACAATGGAGATGGACCATCCAGTAACCGCCACTTCctga
- the LOC133576358 gene encoding lactoylglutathione lyase-like isoform X2, whose product MDAAGLSEQLVTEACKDGDPATKDYMMQQTMLRVKDPARSLDFYTRVLGLTLLQKIDFPSMHFSLYFLGYEDKADIPKDIRNRTAWTFSRRATLELTHNWGSEKNASLSYHNGNSDPLGFGHIGIAVPDVSAACQYFQSQGVSFIKKPDSGKRKGLAFIQDPDGYWIEILSPNKMAPLLSP is encoded by the exons ATGGACGCTGCAGGTTTGTCGGAACAACTCGTGACTGAAGCCTGCAAGGATGGAGACCCCGCCACTAAG GACTACATGATGCAACAAACCATGCTGAGGGTCAAAGATCCTGCTCGCTCCCTGGACTTCTACACCCGCGTCCTGGGCCTCAC GTTGCTGCAGAAGATCGACTTCCCCTCCATGCACTTCAGCCTCTACTTCCTGGGCTATGAGGACAAAGCTGACATTCCAAAGGACATCCGAAACAGGACAGCATGGACGTTTTCCCGCCGAGCCACCTTGGAGTTGACACA taacTGGGGGTCAGAGAAGAATGCAAGCTTGTCTTATCACAACGGCAACAGCGACCCCCTTGGCTTTG GTCACATTGGGATCGCCGTGCCTGATGTTAGCGCTGCTTGTCAGTACTTTCAATCCCAAGGAGTGAGCTTCATCAAGAAACCGGACTCAG GGAAGAGGAAGGGGTTGGCCTTCATTCAAGATCCTGATGGCTACTGGATCGAGATCTTAAGTCCTAACAAGATGGCACCTTTACTGTCACCTTAG